The DNA window CGGCGCCGTCGCGCGCCCGCATCTTCACCAACGTGAACGCGCCGCGCAGTTTTTTGCCCCGCAACACGAATTTGATCTCTCCAGAGTCGATGGCTTTCTCCGGGCGCATATCATCCTTTGGACGGTACGTGCCGCGATCCCAGACGATCACTTCGCCCGCACCGTAGTTGCCTTTCGGGATGATGCCCTCGAACGAGCCATATTCCAGCGGATGATCTTCAACCTGCATGGCGAGACGCCGGTCGCCGGGATCGAGCGAGGGGCCTTTCGGCACCGCCCACGATTTCAGCACACCGGCGGCTTCGAGTCTGAAGTCGTAATGCAGCC is part of the Candidatus Eremiobacteraceae bacterium genome and encodes:
- a CDS encoding DNA polymerase ligase N-terminal domain-containing protein: MKGSTARYNRKRDFEQTPEPEGKVVKRAGRSLRFVVQKHDASRLHYDFRLEAAGVLKSWAVPKGPSLDPGDRRLAMQVEDHPLEYGSFEGIIPKGNYGAGEVIVWDRGTYRPKDDMRPEKAIDSGEIKFVLRGKKLRGAFTLVKMRARDGADNAWLLIKERDEFVDRRWRASAHEESVKSGRTLADLKKGTRLRRWTSKPTKAG